ACCGCCCCTGGCAAAGAACCACAATCTGTGGTTGCAACCGCAACACCTGTTACCGAACCCATTACCAAAGAAGTAACTGAACCCGTTTCTCCAAGCCCGGCCAGAACCGAGGCTCCACTGGCTGGTGAAACCGTGACTGTTAATGGTGCCGGAAGCGGCTTTACGCTGGCAAACGGTAAGAGCACAACCATTAAATTCAGGGTCACCATTAACAATGACATTCCGGCATCGGTTTGCCAGCTTTCTACACAGGGTACTGTTTCGGGGAGTAATTTTGCCAGCGTCCTGACTGACGATCCTGGCGCAGCCGGGGCGGACAATCCGACTGTTACTAATGTTACCTCGACCCCGGTGATCACCTTCTGCCCTGGCGATCAGACGGTATCACCTGACGCAGGTACTTGTACTTCCACGCAAACCCTAGCGGCGACCGCAGATGCATGTCCGGCGGCAACCATTAGTTATACTGTCGACGGAAACCCGATTACTTTCCCCTATGCTTTCCCCGCAGGTGCAACCACAGTAATGGCAACAGCATCAAACGGCGTCGGAACGCCCCTTACCTGTGCATTCACGGTGACTGTCACCCCTACCCCGGCACCACCTATCACGGATGAGCCTGATGCAGAGACCATTTGCGCCGGCGCAGGTATTTCGTTTACCGTAGCTTCTTCTCAGGCAGGTGTTACCTATCAATGGCAGAAAAAGCCTGCGGCTGGCGTGTTTGAGGATATTACGGTTGGAACAAACCCAACTGCCGATGACGCGACGCTGACACTCACCAACGTGCCTGCTGCCGATAATCAGTCGGAATACCGCTGCATTATTTCAAACCCATGTAACAACAGCACATCAGCCGCTGCGGTGTTAACTGTTAATGAGATCACCACTTCTTCTTTAACAGGAACAACTACTGTCAATCAGGGAGCCGCGGCGCCGCTAGTTACTTTTGAAGCAACGGGTGGTACGCTGCCTTATACGTTTACCTACAAGATCAACAACGGAACAAACCTGACCGTAACCACGACTGGAGTTAACACTTCCGCAACGGTCAGCCAGCCAACGGACGCAATTGGCGTTTTTACGTATGAACTCGTAAGTGTAACGGATGCACGGTCCTGCTCTCTGACACCTCCTTCTGCGCAGACCGCCACCGTGACCGTTGCTTCCGACCTCACTGCGACCATTTCGGGTACTGCAAATGCTTGCGAGGATGCAACAGAGCCAGTAATTACGTTTACGGCTGTCAATGGAATTGCGCCGTTCACATTTACCTACAAGATCAACGGAGGGGGTGATCTGACGGTGTCCACAACGGGTGTCAATACGACCGCTACTGTGAATGCGCCCACATCGGCTACCGGCACATTCATTTACTCGCTGACAAACGTCAGCGGCGCTGGTGGTGCCACTACTCCGGTCGCAGGGCAAACTGCAACGATCACAATAAACGAGGTTCCGACAATAGCCCTCACTGGTGACGAATACGCCTGCGCGAGCGACCGGAATACTTATACGGTTTTCTTCACGGCCTCGCCGGGCGCGGTGGTTACTTCGGATAAGGGTGTTGTTAGCGGCAATACCGTTACAGGGATCCCGAGCAAGGAAACAGCCACACTGACCGCCACGCTTGGAACGTGCTCTAGCGATCTGCCCGTTTTCAAAGACTGCTCACTGCCGGTAACCCTGATCGACTTCAAGGGTTCCAACGTTGAAAACACCGCTGTTCTGAAATGGAGCACCGCGGAAGAAACAAAAAGTGACCGGTTCGATATTCAGCGCAGTACTGACGGCAAAAACTGGCAAACAGTTGGCACTGAAAAATCACACGGTGAAAGCTATTCGATGATTTCTTATTCTTTTGTCGACAAAAAACCTGTCGGCGGAGATAATTTTTACCGCCTCAAAATGGTCGACCTGGATAAGACATTTGCTTACAGCAAGGTGATTAATGTACGGTTCGCTAACGAAGTCCTGAAGTCGGAATTTTACCCGAACCCCGTTTCGGATGTGCTGACTCTGTCGAGTACCAGCTGGAACCAGGTGCAATCGGTGGAAATCCACAATATGAATGGAACTTCGGTTTATCGTTCCGGTAAAACGGTATCGAAAACCGTTTCGGTGAAAGATCTGCCTGTTGGCATCTATATTCTTACAATTACCCATTCGAATGGTGAAATTGTAAATCGCAAGGTGCTGATCAACCGTTAAAAAGCTGAACGCCTTGTTTTAATACCAGGCGAATCGACTAAAATAAAAACAGGTAGCAGGGGAAGAAACTTTTCTCCTGCTACCTGTTTTCTCATTTCTGGCTGAAAACATTCATATTCCAAACTATTCGTTCAGAAACCGACGCACCGAGCCCAGATATCCTAATTATCAATCAAGCAATGTCGCAAAGCTTTTGAGTGAATTAATCTTTTGGAACATCGTTGACTTGACGAGTTCCATGAGGTCTGGGGGAAGTCTTTGTAATCTTTGACCCTGCCAATCCCGCTCGTCCGCTACCGATCTGCCTGCACGCTGAACAGCCAGCAATCCATATATTGCCCCTCCCAAAGAATGATCTGCCATGTGGGCGGTGGCGACTGTCTGGCCAATAGCACGGGCGATCGCTATTGACGTTGGGTCTGACAACTCACGCGCCACAGCGTGTGCTCCCAGGGAAGCCTTCATTGCTACTCCGGTCCCGACTATACCCTCTTCCCAATTTTGGGCAACCTGCAAAGCATGGATCAGGCGATCGTCGATCGGACTCTTCATAAGTGGCAGAACATGCTGACAACATTCCCTTGCCCACCACATCAAATGGCGATGGTGTTCTTTTGTGAGGATACCGCCTCTGTGCACGGCAACAAAACGTTTATCCCGCATCATTTCATCGTTTGTTCACTGCCAAATTTAACTATTAATCGTTCTTATCACCGCGGCCCCTTTGCCGATTTCCTTCTGCGGCATACCGTTGATAGCTGCCCCTATACCCCGCGAAACCATCAGCTCAAATTTTGCGATATGCTCGTCCATTCCTGTCTTCAGTTTTGTGAAACAGCAACTCACTGGTAAAGTTTTTTTGTAGTTGACTTATGACCAGGGAATGGCAACCGCTCGATGAGCCAGTGTGGGGACAATGAGGGTTGTTTTTCAGGATAATTGCAGAAGCTACCGCTGGATATAATCTGCGGTATTTTGGGACAAATTAAAAATAGTATGTCAAGGCAGATCTACAATAAAACCATTAAAATTGATGGAATTGATCTTTTCTACCGGGAAGCCGGGGATGAAAAGAACCCATCCCTACTGCTACTCCATGGATTCCCTACCTCGTCGGTAGCTTTCAAGAATCTGATGATTGCGATGTCCGATCAGTATCATCTTGTCGCTCCGGATTACCCGGGTTTTGGGTTTAGTGAATTTCCCGTGCCAGATAGTTTTGAGTATACATTTGGGAACATTTCAGCTTTAATAAACAAATTCACAGAAGCAATCAGCTTAGATAAATTCTTTATTTACCTCCATGATTACGGTGCACCGATCGGGCTTCAGTTGTGCGTAAATCATCCTGAAAAAATTACCGGTATAATCGTGCAAAGTGGCAATGCACACCGGGAAGGTATGGGGCCGGAATGGGACGAATATATTGACTATTGGTACAACCCGACAAGCGAAAAAAAGAAAAAGCTCATCCAATTCTTAAGTGTGGAAGGTATAAAAAATCAATACTTTGGTGGACTTCCCGAAGAAGTATTGTCCCGGGTCAGTCCGGAATTGTGGATGCTGGACTGGGACTTTCTGAAACGTCCGGGTAATATCGAAAAGCAGTTTGAATTGAATTGTGATTTCAAAACCCATCTGGAAATGTTTCCTGTTTACCAGGAGTATTTCCGTAAGCACCAACCACCGGCCCTTGTCATTTGGGGGAAATACGAGCTATTTTTTTCAGTGAAAGAAGTTCCCTGCTACAAGCGAAACCTGCCCGCAGCACAAATCCATGTTTTAGACGGAGGACACGATGTCCTGGATACTCATTTTGATGAGGTGCTGAGACTGATAACAAATTTTGTAAGTGAGCAAAGTGCCCGGGCCAAATCCAGGTGATCAGATTGCCATTGGTTGAGCTATCGGGCTTTCCTTAACATGGGCCTTAAAACCGGTGAGCTGCCCGACTGAATTTCGCCGATAACCTCGAACCCGTGACGCTCATACAGCGGAATATTTCTGGGATTTGAAGATTCGAGATATGCGATTAACCCGTCCCGGTCAACGGCCTTGAGTCCTTCGATTAGCAGTGCAGAGCCTATTCCCTCTCCCTGGTGCGCCGGATCAACACCTATCATTGGTAAATACCAGTGCGGTTTTGTTGGATGGAATTTTTCCATTTGCTCAAAAATCCCGTGCATATCTTCTTTAATATCGTCACCGGTGTTCTCTTCGAACAACCTGGATAACGATTCTTCGTCGGATACTGCACCCGGCGGCAACCATAAGGCAGCACCTGTAAAACCATCAGCAATATATGCAGTGCCCTTCCCGAACGCGTTACCGCCGAAAGCTTTCGCTATCGAAGAGAAAATCGCCAAGTATTTTGCCGGGTCCGGCAGGGACCATCGGGCCATCGGATCAGTGCTGAATGCCAATGTTAATACGCCAATAGCGCCTGCCTGATCAGAATTCGAAGCTGTTTTTATCATCATACCATTTTCGTTTCCTAAAAACTACGAGAAAGATAACAATCGATTATATATGAACCTGTTCCGATTTGAAATCTACTATTGCAAAATACTAAACGCCGCGGCATTCGCAGCTTGCTCTTTTGCTCACCATAACGTCCCGATTCGCCGTGCCTCATGTTATCGGCGTAGATATAGATAATGTTCGGCGATTGCTGAATTCAAATTGAAACGTTAGAGTAGCCGGTAATTAAACAGGATATTTACTTGGGTATAAACCTGGGATTATAGTCCGGATTCGCCTGCGATGGTATCGGGGTATTCAGTTTCTTCTGAAATTTTTGAAGCGCCGAAAGCATTGTCGCCGTCTGTTTTACATTCACTTTCGCAAGGTCAATGCGCTCGCCGGGATCATTTTCCAGATCATATAGCTCCAAGACATCATCTTCAAAGAACTGAAGCAGCTTCCATTTCCCGATCCGGATAGCGCTGCCGGGTCTGGTCCGGAACAGGGGATCCCGGCTGTCATCTTTAATGCCCTGGTAATTTTCGAGATAGACAGGGAAATGCCAGAAAATCTCGCGGTTTTCAAATTTTTCCTCCGATCCTTTCTGCATGAGTGAAAGAATGCTGAGTCCGTCCCTGGTCACTTTGGCTGGTATGGTAATGCCTGCGCGCGCTGTCACTGTCGGATACAAGTCGATCATCTGAACCGGCGTTTCGATTTTTGCGGACTCGATTTTAGCCTGTTTGTCATAAATCAGCAGCGGCACCCGTATTCCTCCTTCATAATAGGAACCTTTGCCAGCCCGCAAAGGCCACTGCCGTGACAGCGCAGCAATTCCCCCGTTATCGGAAGTAAAAATCAACAATACATTTTCGAGTTTGAGACTGTCAATGCCCGCCATGATCCTGCCTACATTGGCATCCATATTTTCAACCAGTGCCGAGTAGTGCGGATTGGTACCTTGTCCGTCAACCGCAGCCTGTTTTTTATATTTTTCAACCAGGCCCGGTTTTCCCTGTAACGGTGTATGGATTGCAAAGTATGGAATATACAGCAGGAACGGGTTTCCCTTGTTATTTGCCATGAAATCAATGGACTCCGTTGTCAGCCGGTCGGTCAGCTCTTCGCCTGCCGGGCCATCGGGCAGGTATTTCAGTTGATAGGGACTGAAATAAGTCTTTGGGCTGCCCGCTTTTCCGCCTCCTTTATGAATATCAAAACCGTGCTGCCTGGGATCGTCGCTCAAATGCCATTTGCCCATTAATGCAGTTTTATAACCAGCTGATTGAAAAAGCTCGGCCAAGGTGACGAATGCAGTATCGAGATCTGTGCGATTAGGCGTGGGTACCAGCTTTCTTGTTTCTGACCTACCCCGTTCGGAGCTTCCTACAGTATAAATCCCATGACGCGGTGTGAGGCTTCCAGTCAACAGGCTGGCACGGCTTGGTGCACAGTTGGATGCATTGGCATAGGCATTGGTGAAAACTACCGATTTTTTGGCAAGCCGGTCAAGGTTGGGCGTCTGGTAAAATCTGGAACCCATGAATCCGACATCTTTCCAGCCCAGATCGTCTGCAACAATCAGGATGATCTGTAACGGTTTTTCCGAAGACTGGCAATATCCCGCATGCATACAGGCAAACATTAAAAAAAATAAAAAACATATCCTGTAACTCATAAGGCTAAACTTAACCATTTCCCGCCAGCATTTCATTTTACTTACTTTTTGCCAATTTCTTCTGCCAGCCCAACAAGAAGTCCTTCGGCTCCCCGCATGTAACATAGTCGATAGGAATTTTCATACTGAACCACTTCTCCGACAAGTTGAGCACCATGCCTGGTTAGTCTGGATACCATTTCATCAATGTCTTCCACTGTGAACATCGCACGCAGGTAACCGAGGGAATTTACAGGCGCAGTCCGGTGGTCTGACATGACAGGCGGCGTAAGAAATTTTGAAAGTTCGAGCCGGCTGTGGCCATCAGGGGTAACCATCATGGCAACTTCCACATGCTGAGCGCCAAGACCGGTAACACGACCAGCCCATTCTCCTTCTATTGTCCCTCTCCCTTCGAGCGTCAGGCCTATCTCAGAGAAAAAGGAAATAGCGTTGTCAAGCGATTCTACAACGATGCCGACATTGTCCATTCTTAACAATTTGTTTTTTGCCATTGTTTTGTTGCTTATTTGTTTCATTCCATTGCGTTTTAAGCACGTCGTATAACACAATATCGCTCAAAAACAGCCTATTGACCGGGTTTCAGGAGAACATGCGTGCTTTGTGTGCTTATTGTTGTAGAGGAAACCGATGGAGATATTTACTTAACCAGGGGATTATTTGCTCATCCGCCTCCGATCACCCGAGCCGGACACCTGTAAATTTTGCAGCTTCCCTGTAAAAATGGCTGCTGTCGTAATATCCGAATTTGGCTGGATCAAATTCTTCGCGTTTTACATAGGCGGTCAGCGCTGTTCTGGCCCTGAGTATGGAAAAATATCCTTTGGGGCTGATTCCGATAACTCGGTGAAAATAGCGGTTGACGCTCTTGGGTGTTACAAAATGCTTTTCCGCGAGCTGGCTGACGTTTAATTGCAAATGGGTATTTTGATATGTTTCAGTTAAATCCTGGACGAAAGTCAGATAATGATCCGTCAACCGGGCCTCATGTTTTGCTATAAGATACTCTTCCATAATTTTACTGCGGGTAGCAAAGGACAAGCTGTTTTTTAGCTGTTCAATCAGGTGCATTGGGAGAATGAAGCGCAGCGGTATGACTTTTCCTTTCATGTGAACCTGGGATATTCCCAGGATAGCTTCCAATCCGCCGGGCTTAAATTTAATCGTGAAAATCCGATCGCCGGCGAGGTTATGCCGTGTGGTATGCAGATCCCTCAGCACCAGAATGTCCATGTCCCTGTCAATTGCAAAAGCAGAATTGTTCAGGGAAATCCGGTATGTGCTTCCGAGGTTGATGTACATCGTCGGTGTCCAGCTCGGGAACATTTCCACCGTAAACTCAAAGCCATTGACAACAGATTCAGAGAAAAAATCAATATGATCGGCAAGCTCGCAGCAAGGCTGAGCAAACGTATAATGATCCCGGATAGGGTCGAATATCTCTCTCAATTGTCCGTTTTTTACCTTGACGAATATACTGACCGGCAGCTAGATTTGGAAAAAAAACATATTTGTATGTCAACACGCATCCTGTACCTCCTGATCATCCTTATTTGCGGCCATCGGGCCAGCGCACAACATGCTAAAATTGAAAACTGCGATTGCGATTTTAAAATCGATCCGGAAGTATTGAAGATAGTACCGGATCATGTAAAGCAACATTATAAGCCCGGACCGGACCTGCCTGACAGTAGTTTTCAAAAACAATGCGGTTACCTGGTAGTCCCTGAAAACCGAAAAAAGAAAAATTCCACGCTGATCAAACTTCCCTTCATTGTCGTCAAAAGTAAAAACCCGAACAAGCGCAGCGATCCGGTACTTTATACCGGCGGCGGACCGGGTGGGAGTTCCCTGGGTTCAGCGGCAGGGCTCATGAAAAGCCCGATTATTGAGAACAGGGATTGTATTGTATTTGAGCAGCGGGGCACCCGCTTTGCGTTGCCATACCTGCGCACATTTGAACTTGATAAAGCGCTTAAAGAGGCTGCGCGTCGCAATTTGGACAAGGATAGCATGACGATTGTCGGCGTTAAAAACTACAAGGCAGCACTTGAAAAAAGGGGGATTGATCTTTCCGGCTATAATACGGACGAAACGGTGTCCGACATTCATGACCTGCTGAAAGCTCTGAAAATCGATTCTGTGAACTTATTTGGTATATCGTATAGCGGCGGCCTGATGACGGCGGTACTGCAACGTGACCCCTCCCGCATCCGCTCTTTGATCCTGGATTCGCCGCTGCCAACATTTGTTCCCATCGACGAAGATGAACCGGTAAATTTTATGGAGGCCCTTCATATTTATTTTGATAAGGTGGCGGCGGATTCGGCCAGTAAAAAGCTTCATGCCGATCTCAAAAGCCAATTCCATCAATATTTCAGTTCTATCGCCACAAAAACTTTCTATCTGCCTTACCTGGAAGCGGGCACAAAGGATTCGGTACGGATAAAATATACTAAAAACGAGCTTTTGAGTGTCGTGCTCGACAAGCTTTACGACGATTCGGGACGGAAAGACCTGGCCCGGATCATTACGGATCTGACAGCCGGAAAGCACCAGACTTACATGCGGCATTATTTTGACGATTTTTTTCGAAGGAATGCAGCGCCGGACGGCATGCGCCTATCGGTGTACTGTGCAGACCAGACTGCTTACCATTCCGAGAAAGTGCGCGGGGAACTGGATAAAATATATCCTTATCTGGCAGGTTTTCATATCAATGATGTTTATCAAAGCATGTGCGATTGCTGGAACGTACCACCGATAAACCGGGAGACAAAGCAGCCCTTTTATTCGGATAAGCCGGTATTGTTGGCGGATGGCGAAATGGACCCGGCATGCAGGCCCCTGTATATCGATCGCATCAGCCATTACATGCCCAACAGCCAACGCTTCCTGCTCCTCAATAAAGGACATGGCGTGATCGGAAATTCGATGAGGGCGATGGTGAGGGCGTTTCTGGCGGATCCTTATAAGAAAATAGTGTCGGCAGATAACAGCATTATCGCTTATTAACTGGTGAATTCCGAAGTAGGAACAATCCCAAAAACATATGTCAAAGCATCATTTGTCTGCGCAAAAGGACAGACCAGCTCTTTTCGCTTTTTATCAAATGATCAGCCCATTCCGAGCTTCTACGCTGTTGGAGAATTAATGAGCAATCTTTACCGTCGTAAACCCCGCCCGCGACTTTGGAGCGAATCGGCGGACAGATCCAATTGTCCGACAATTGTACTGTGACTTTGACAGCGCCTTTGCACTGAAGTAATCTTGGAGAAATTTGGCTCTGGCCTGTCCGCCGGGTGAGCATGTTATGTATTTTTTCTGTCTGAATTGCTGCGTATGGA
This Dyadobacter sp. UC 10 DNA region includes the following protein-coding sequences:
- a CDS encoding putative immunity protein, giving the protein MMRDKRFVAVHRGGILTKEHHRHLMWWARECCQHVLPLMKSPIDDRLIHALQVAQNWEEGIVGTGVAMKASLGAHAVARELSDPTSIAIARAIGQTVATAHMADHSLGGAIYGLLAVQRAGRSVADERDWQGQRLQRLPPDLMELVKSTMFQKINSLKSFATLLD
- a CDS encoding alpha/beta fold hydrolase, which translates into the protein MSRQIYNKTIKIDGIDLFYREAGDEKNPSLLLLHGFPTSSVAFKNLMIAMSDQYHLVAPDYPGFGFSEFPVPDSFEYTFGNISALINKFTEAISLDKFFIYLHDYGAPIGLQLCVNHPEKITGIIVQSGNAHREGMGPEWDEYIDYWYNPTSEKKKKLIQFLSVEGIKNQYFGGLPEEVLSRVSPELWMLDWDFLKRPGNIEKQFELNCDFKTHLEMFPVYQEYFRKHQPPALVIWGKYELFFSVKEVPCYKRNLPAAQIHVLDGGHDVLDTHFDEVLRLITNFVSEQSARAKSR
- a CDS encoding GNAT family N-acetyltransferase, with the protein product MMIKTASNSDQAGAIGVLTLAFSTDPMARWSLPDPAKYLAIFSSIAKAFGGNAFGKGTAYIADGFTGAALWLPPGAVSDEESLSRLFEENTGDDIKEDMHGIFEQMEKFHPTKPHWYLPMIGVDPAHQGEGIGSALLIEGLKAVDRDGLIAYLESSNPRNIPLYERHGFEVIGEIQSGSSPVLRPMLRKAR
- a CDS encoding sulfatase codes for the protein MHAGYCQSSEKPLQIILIVADDLGWKDVGFMGSRFYQTPNLDRLAKKSVVFTNAYANASNCAPSRASLLTGSLTPRHGIYTVGSSERGRSETRKLVPTPNRTDLDTAFVTLAELFQSAGYKTALMGKWHLSDDPRQHGFDIHKGGGKAGSPKTYFSPYQLKYLPDGPAGEELTDRLTTESIDFMANNKGNPFLLYIPYFAIHTPLQGKPGLVEKYKKQAAVDGQGTNPHYSALVENMDANVGRIMAGIDSLKLENVLLIFTSDNGGIAALSRQWPLRAGKGSYYEGGIRVPLLIYDKQAKIESAKIETPVQMIDLYPTVTARAGITIPAKVTRDGLSILSLMQKGSEEKFENREIFWHFPVYLENYQGIKDDSRDPLFRTRPGSAIRIGKWKLLQFFEDDVLELYDLENDPGERIDLAKVNVKQTATMLSALQKFQKKLNTPIPSQANPDYNPRFIPK
- a CDS encoding VOC family protein, with protein sequence MKQISNKTMAKNKLLRMDNVGIVVESLDNAISFFSEIGLTLEGRGTIEGEWAGRVTGLGAQHVEVAMMVTPDGHSRLELSKFLTPPVMSDHRTAPVNSLGYLRAMFTVEDIDEMVSRLTRHGAQLVGEVVQYENSYRLCYMRGAEGLLVGLAEEIGKK
- a CDS encoding helix-turn-helix domain-containing protein; the protein is MREIFDPIRDHYTFAQPCCELADHIDFFSESVVNGFEFTVEMFPSWTPTMYINLGSTYRISLNNSAFAIDRDMDILVLRDLHTTRHNLAGDRIFTIKFKPGGLEAILGISQVHMKGKVIPLRFILPMHLIEQLKNSLSFATRSKIMEEYLIAKHEARLTDHYLTFVQDLTETYQNTHLQLNVSQLAEKHFVTPKSVNRYFHRVIGISPKGYFSILRARTALTAYVKREEFDPAKFGYYDSSHFYREAAKFTGVRLG
- a CDS encoding alpha/beta fold hydrolase; its protein translation is MSTRILYLLIILICGHRASAQHAKIENCDCDFKIDPEVLKIVPDHVKQHYKPGPDLPDSSFQKQCGYLVVPENRKKKNSTLIKLPFIVVKSKNPNKRSDPVLYTGGGPGGSSLGSAAGLMKSPIIENRDCIVFEQRGTRFALPYLRTFELDKALKEAARRNLDKDSMTIVGVKNYKAALEKRGIDLSGYNTDETVSDIHDLLKALKIDSVNLFGISYSGGLMTAVLQRDPSRIRSLILDSPLPTFVPIDEDEPVNFMEALHIYFDKVAADSASKKLHADLKSQFHQYFSSIATKTFYLPYLEAGTKDSVRIKYTKNELLSVVLDKLYDDSGRKDLARIITDLTAGKHQTYMRHYFDDFFRRNAAPDGMRLSVYCADQTAYHSEKVRGELDKIYPYLAGFHINDVYQSMCDCWNVPPINRETKQPFYSDKPVLLADGEMDPACRPLYIDRISHYMPNSQRFLLLNKGHGVIGNSMRAMVRAFLADPYKKIVSADNSIIAY